In Cedecea neteri, a single genomic region encodes these proteins:
- a CDS encoding GNAT family N-acetyltransferase, which produces MTEILFRKAQLADVPAIITLLADDILGRLREDPSLPLDQRYIEAFHAINADPNQLLAVAVSGQEVIGTLQLTFIQGLARKGAWRGQIEAVRIARSQRGTGFGKQMVDWAVQQCKERGCHLVQLTTDKTRTDAHRFYDNLGFEASHLGYKLTLQ; this is translated from the coding sequence ATGACCGAGATACTGTTTCGTAAAGCACAGCTTGCCGATGTTCCCGCCATTATCACGCTGTTAGCCGACGACATTCTGGGCCGCCTGAGAGAAGATCCCAGCCTCCCCTTAGATCAGCGCTACATTGAGGCTTTTCATGCCATCAACGCCGACCCGAATCAGCTACTTGCCGTAGCCGTATCAGGACAGGAGGTCATCGGGACATTACAACTGACCTTTATTCAGGGCTTAGCGCGGAAAGGCGCGTGGCGCGGCCAGATTGAAGCGGTTCGCATTGCGCGTTCGCAGAGAGGTACGGGATTTGGCAAACAGATGGTGGATTGGGCCGTCCAGCAGTGCAAAGAAAGAGGCTGTCACCTCGTGCAGCTCACTACGGACAAAACACGGACGGATGCGCACCGCTTTTATGACAACCTTGGTTTTGAGGCCAGCCATCTTGGCTACAAGCTAACGCTGCAATAA
- a CDS encoding bile acid:sodium symporter family protein — MGWLQKLKIDNFLLIMIGVVIVASLFPCEGIVKTGFEYLTTFAIALLFFMHGAKLSRDAIVAGMGHWKLHLVVFLSTFALFPLLGLAMGFLSPAILSQPLYMGFLYLCALPATVQSAIAFTSVAGGNVAAAVCSASASSILGIFLSPVLVGALMQTQEGTTDTLHAIGKIIMQLMVPFVIGHLSRPLIGKWVDRHKKLIGLTDRSSILLVVYVAFSEAVVEGIWHQVNGFSLLMVLVCSLVLLTIVLVVNTLAARLLGFNTADEITIVFCGSKKSLANGVPMANVLFPASAVGMMVLPLMIFHQIQLMVCAVLAQRYARKTAEQKRQLESAS, encoded by the coding sequence ATGGGTTGGCTACAAAAACTAAAAATTGATAATTTTTTACTGATCATGATTGGCGTGGTGATCGTTGCGTCGCTGTTCCCGTGCGAGGGGATTGTGAAAACCGGGTTTGAATACCTGACGACGTTTGCCATCGCGCTGCTCTTCTTTATGCATGGCGCAAAACTGTCCCGCGATGCCATTGTGGCGGGCATGGGGCACTGGAAGCTTCATTTAGTGGTGTTTCTCAGTACCTTTGCGCTGTTCCCGCTGCTGGGACTGGCGATGGGCTTTCTCTCTCCGGCTATTCTTAGTCAGCCGCTGTATATGGGCTTCCTCTATCTTTGTGCGCTGCCCGCAACGGTGCAGTCGGCCATCGCCTTTACTTCTGTTGCCGGGGGGAACGTGGCGGCGGCGGTGTGTAGCGCTTCAGCATCCAGCATCCTGGGGATCTTCCTTTCGCCAGTTCTGGTCGGGGCGCTGATGCAGACTCAGGAAGGGACAACCGACACGCTGCATGCCATTGGCAAAATCATTATGCAGCTGATGGTGCCGTTTGTTATCGGGCACCTTTCCCGGCCGCTGATTGGCAAATGGGTCGATCGTCATAAAAAGCTGATTGGCCTGACCGACCGGTCGTCCATTTTACTTGTCGTCTATGTGGCGTTTAGCGAGGCGGTAGTCGAAGGGATTTGGCATCAGGTCAACGGTTTCTCGCTGCTGATGGTGCTGGTTTGCTCGCTGGTGCTGCTGACTATTGTGCTGGTGGTGAATACGCTGGCGGCGCGTCTGTTGGGCTTTAATACGGCTGATGAGATAACAATCGTATTCTGCGGGTCGAAGAAAAGCCTGGCTAACGGCGTGCCGATGGCAAACGTGCTGTTCCCGGCGAGTGCCGTGGGGATGATGGTGCTGCCGCTGATGATTTTCCACCAAATCCAGCTGATGGTTTGCGCCGTGCTGGCTCAGCGCTATGCCCGCAAAACGGCCGAACAAAAACGGCAGCTGGAATCCGCGTCCTGA
- a CDS encoding class I SAM-dependent methyltransferase: protein MPDTLPHSSDLLEHNRAAWDALARQQCKWSQPVSADIIAQARRGEWQIHLTPGKLPASWLPNVQGKRILCLASAGGQQAPVLAAAGADVTVFDFSQEQLNKDRFVAQRDKLTLTFVQGDMRDLSRFADESFDYIIHPISNQYVPDTRPVWRGCYRILAKGGKLLSSFFNPVVFIGDRAASYAEQGVIRPRFSLPYSDVKDLTADELAAKQARGEALVFGHSLEEQIGGQLEAGFVLAGFYEDKQPNPRFLIDQFMPTFIATCAIKYGLAAVRETGE, encoded by the coding sequence ATGCCTGATACATTGCCCCACTCTTCCGACTTACTCGAGCACAACCGCGCCGCATGGGATGCCCTTGCCCGCCAGCAGTGCAAATGGTCCCAGCCTGTCAGCGCCGACATCATTGCGCAAGCCCGCCGCGGCGAGTGGCAGATTCATTTAACGCCAGGCAAGCTCCCTGCCAGCTGGCTGCCGAACGTGCAGGGAAAACGCATTCTCTGCCTGGCGTCTGCCGGCGGCCAGCAGGCACCGGTGCTCGCCGCTGCCGGGGCGGACGTCACCGTATTCGACTTCTCTCAGGAGCAGCTCAATAAAGATCGCTTTGTTGCGCAACGGGACAAGCTGACGCTGACATTTGTCCAGGGCGATATGCGCGATCTGTCCCGTTTCGCGGATGAAAGCTTTGACTACATTATCCACCCGATATCCAACCAGTACGTGCCGGATACTCGCCCCGTCTGGCGCGGCTGTTATCGGATTTTAGCGAAAGGCGGAAAGCTGTTATCCAGCTTTTTTAATCCGGTTGTTTTCATCGGCGATCGTGCAGCCAGTTATGCCGAACAGGGCGTTATCCGCCCAAGATTCAGCCTGCCCTATTCTGACGTCAAAGACCTAACGGCTGACGAGCTGGCTGCGAAACAGGCGCGGGGAGAAGCGTTAGTCTTCGGCCATTCACTGGAAGAACAGATCGGCGGGCAGCTTGAGGCGGGTTTCGTCCTGGCCGGTTTTTATGAAGATAAGCAGCCCAATCCGCGTTTTTTGATTGACCAGTTTATGCCAACGTTTATCGCTACCTGCGCGATTAAATATGGGTTGGCAGCCGTCCGTGAGACAGGCGAATAA
- a CDS encoding ShlB/FhaC/HecB family hemolysin secretion/activation protein codes for MDTRLGIVLLYGATLSISYADMSPTLIDPNNPAKAARSLAIPAVPQKQPEVKTPLPMPQLTPQTPITVKHLQFIGGTRYKLDSLAQPFMPLVGKTVPLAQLITLTNGITQRYQQDGLPLSYAYLPSDNFHDGTVRIVLVEGYIAHSNIKSDNANTGERLSRLSALMMNEKPLSQATFDRYSLLMQRTPATKVEANAALPNNIYGAADMKVEATQPHIWDISSTIDTRKGSNLALINGTLSNLTSHGDQLGLATLVPLDSSTKKTYFGANYQQYLTDNGLLMQLKGSFYRENPSDYTPLLYLPQNISIDAKEKTTQYTGGIAFSYPLLLERKKQFSVSGGLDYVDKRDDYALRASGFGNTIDLPGVSQRARYPAAEFSAWGYREYEKANWSARLTLRQGIDAFGASVTPGSNTNLNFTRWKGNVDAAWLVAPKWRLSTSLEGDWSNNNLPEAERVSFGAQRYGRGYPDGEASGDYGYGGQVEMRYIHSLDQGVWINTVQPYVVADTAQTWFNQPGFRHQRLASIATGVTVGDSRHYSLSVEAARPLADLPSDSSRRDVRFSLTFTYNFNNLH; via the coding sequence ATGGACACTCGTCTGGGTATCGTGTTGCTTTATGGCGCTACGCTGAGTATCAGCTATGCCGATATGTCCCCCACGCTTATCGACCCCAATAACCCCGCAAAAGCCGCTCGTTCTCTTGCTATACCAGCTGTTCCGCAAAAGCAGCCGGAGGTAAAAACGCCGCTGCCGATGCCGCAGCTCACCCCGCAGACGCCGATTACGGTGAAGCATCTGCAGTTTATTGGCGGCACGCGCTATAAACTCGACTCGCTGGCCCAGCCGTTTATGCCGCTGGTCGGCAAAACAGTCCCGCTGGCCCAGTTGATAACGTTAACCAACGGTATTACCCAACGCTATCAGCAGGATGGCCTGCCGCTGTCCTACGCTTACCTGCCGAGCGACAATTTCCACGACGGCACGGTGCGCATTGTGCTGGTTGAAGGCTATATCGCCCACAGCAACATCAAAAGCGATAACGCTAATACGGGCGAACGGTTAAGTCGTTTGTCGGCGCTAATGATGAATGAAAAGCCGCTCAGTCAGGCGACGTTTGACCGCTACAGCCTGCTGATGCAGCGCACGCCGGCGACAAAAGTGGAAGCCAATGCCGCGCTTCCCAACAACATTTACGGCGCGGCGGATATGAAAGTCGAAGCCACACAGCCGCATATCTGGGATATTTCCTCCACGATAGACACGCGCAAAGGCTCAAACCTGGCGCTGATTAATGGCACGCTCAGCAACCTCACCAGCCACGGGGATCAGCTGGGGCTTGCGACGCTGGTGCCGCTGGATAGCAGCACGAAAAAGACCTACTTTGGGGCCAACTATCAGCAATACCTCACCGATAACGGCCTGTTGATGCAGCTGAAAGGCAGCTTCTATCGTGAAAATCCCAGCGACTACACGCCGCTGCTTTATTTGCCGCAGAACATCTCTATCGATGCAAAGGAAAAAACCACCCAGTACACCGGGGGGATAGCCTTTAGCTATCCGCTGCTGCTTGAGCGCAAGAAGCAGTTTTCGGTCAGCGGCGGGCTGGATTATGTCGATAAGCGCGACGATTATGCGCTGCGCGCCAGCGGCTTCGGCAATACCATTGATTTGCCCGGCGTCAGCCAGCGCGCTCGCTACCCGGCGGCCGAGTTCTCGGCCTGGGGCTACCGCGAGTACGAAAAAGCCAACTGGAGCGCGCGCCTGACTCTGCGCCAGGGTATTGATGCCTTTGGGGCCAGCGTCACGCCGGGCTCAAACACTAATCTCAACTTCACGCGCTGGAAGGGCAACGTCGATGCCGCCTGGCTGGTTGCGCCTAAATGGCGATTGAGTACGTCGCTGGAGGGGGACTGGTCGAACAATAATCTGCCTGAAGCCGAACGCGTTAGCTTTGGGGCACAACGTTATGGCCGGGGATATCCCGACGGCGAGGCCAGCGGGGATTACGGCTATGGTGGGCAGGTTGAAATGCGCTATATCCATAGTCTCGATCAAGGCGTGTGGATTAACACGGTGCAGCCCTACGTCGTGGCCGACACTGCCCAGACCTGGTTCAATCAGCCGGGCTTCCGTCACCAGCGCCTGGCCTCTATCGCAACCGGGGTCACGGTGGGCGACAGCCGCCACTACTCTCTGTCAGTCGAAGCGGCCAGACCTCTGGCGGATTTACCCAGCG
- a CDS encoding peptide MFS transporter: MSLSSGHASHQAIPPGSGALFFIQMFATLGFAVLYSTLVLYVTKRLGFSEGQADAMMGIFGAFNYGLHLFGGCLGGRYLSNRNLFVLGMLLQVAGCYLIAEAGLTGLWWGLAMFLSGSGLNVTCLNMMLTQRFAPDDDRREAAFLWNYAGMNLGFFIGFTVAGYYQLTESYRALFLFATLGNVAAVVITLLRWPVLADISTPLQHIKGKGFYLRMAFGLLILILLVPVLRLLLGHTEFSSTFVIVLGALVFLSLCVMTARHPRKHERRRMAAYLLLAAGSLVFWSLYQLAPMGLTLFAEHNVTLNAFGWEVSPQWLQNINTIVIVIGGPLMAWLFKRLRDRGVRIDIPAQFASSLFCMGVGMLVLPLGISMAGADGMVALKWIVLSYILQSIGELLISPVGYSMIGKLAPANLQGLMMGCWMMVTGVASVLAGYVSGRMPQNSGSTPVLTDPGYSKVFSQLGWGSVATGVILLLLIPLLRRLIEQKNTVQA, encoded by the coding sequence GCCATTCCTCCCGGCTCGGGCGCGCTGTTCTTTATTCAGATGTTCGCCACCCTGGGCTTTGCGGTGCTTTACTCCACGCTGGTGCTGTACGTCACCAAGCGACTGGGCTTTAGCGAAGGCCAGGCCGATGCCATGATGGGGATCTTCGGCGCATTCAACTACGGGCTGCACCTGTTTGGCGGCTGCCTCGGCGGCCGCTATCTGAGTAACCGGAATCTGTTTGTGCTGGGCATGCTGCTGCAGGTCGCGGGATGCTATCTGATTGCCGAAGCGGGTCTGACGGGCCTGTGGTGGGGGCTGGCGATGTTCCTGAGCGGCAGCGGGCTGAACGTCACCTGCCTTAACATGATGCTGACCCAGCGTTTTGCGCCGGACGACGATCGCCGTGAAGCCGCCTTCCTGTGGAACTACGCCGGGATGAACCTGGGCTTCTTTATCGGCTTTACCGTGGCGGGCTACTACCAGTTGACCGAAAGCTACCGGGCGCTGTTCCTGTTTGCCACTCTCGGCAACGTCGCCGCCGTAGTCATTACCCTGCTCCGCTGGCCGGTGCTGGCCGATATCAGCACGCCGCTGCAGCACATCAAAGGGAAAGGGTTTTATCTGCGCATGGCTTTTGGCCTGCTAATCCTGATTCTTCTGGTTCCAGTCCTGCGTCTGCTGCTGGGCCATACCGAATTCAGCAGCACGTTTGTCATTGTGCTGGGGGCGCTGGTCTTCCTGTCGCTGTGCGTGATGACCGCCCGCCACCCTCGTAAACACGAGCGTCGCCGCATGGCAGCTTACCTGCTGCTGGCCGCCGGTTCGCTGGTGTTTTGGTCACTGTACCAACTGGCACCCATGGGGCTGACGCTGTTCGCCGAGCATAACGTCACCCTCAACGCTTTCGGCTGGGAAGTCTCTCCCCAGTGGCTGCAAAACATCAACACTATCGTCATCGTAATCGGTGGCCCGCTGATGGCCTGGCTGTTCAAACGCCTGCGCGATCGCGGCGTGCGCATCGACATTCCCGCCCAGTTTGCCTCTTCGCTGTTCTGTATGGGCGTTGGCATGCTGGTGCTGCCGCTGGGCATCTCCATGGCGGGTGCGGACGGCATGGTGGCGCTGAAATGGATTGTGCTGAGCTACATTCTGCAAAGCATCGGCGAACTGCTGATTTCCCCGGTGGGCTACTCGATGATCGGCAAACTGGCCCCTGCCAACCTGCAGGGCCTGATGATGGGCTGCTGGATGATGGTTACGGGCGTGGCCTCCGTGCTGGCGGGCTATGTTTCCGGCCGCATGCCGCAAAACAGCGGCAGTACCCCGGTACTGACCGACCCGGGCTACAGCAAAGTCTTTAGCCAGCTGGGCTGGGGCTCCGTCGCTACCGGCGTTATTTTACTGCTGCTGATCCCGCTGCTGCGCCGCCTGATCGAGCAAAAAAATACGGTTCAGGCTTGA
- the add gene encoding adenosine deaminase, whose product MIDTTLPLTDLHRHLDGNIRAQTILDLGRQFNLSLPANTLETLRPHVQVVETAPDLVSFLQKLDWGVKVLGDLEACRRVAWENIEDAARNGLHYVELRFSPGYMAMSHNLPVAGVVEAVIEGVRQGCRDFGVEARLIGIMSRTFGEAACEAELNALLAHRDSITALDLAGDELGFPGSLFLNHFNRARDAGWRITVHAGEAAGPESIWQAIRELGAERIGHGVKAVEDPALMDFLAEHKIGIESCLTSNIQTSTVAALDKHPLIAFLDHGVLATINTDDPAVQGIDIIHEYKVAAPQAGLSAAHIRTAQENGLKIAFLSEAEKQALIAKVKAA is encoded by the coding sequence ATGATTGATACCACCCTGCCGTTAACCGATTTGCACCGCCACCTTGATGGCAATATTCGTGCACAAACCATTCTCGATCTCGGCCGCCAGTTTAATTTATCTTTGCCTGCCAACACCCTCGAAACCCTCCGTCCTCACGTTCAGGTCGTTGAAACTGCACCGGACCTGGTCAGCTTCCTGCAAAAACTGGACTGGGGCGTGAAAGTGCTGGGCGATCTCGAGGCCTGTCGCCGCGTCGCCTGGGAAAACATTGAAGACGCCGCTCGCAACGGCCTGCACTATGTGGAGCTGCGCTTCTCTCCTGGCTACATGGCAATGAGCCACAACCTGCCGGTCGCTGGCGTGGTTGAAGCCGTAATTGAAGGTGTACGCCAGGGCTGCCGCGACTTTGGCGTCGAAGCCCGCCTGATCGGCATTATGAGCCGTACCTTTGGTGAAGCCGCCTGTGAAGCGGAGCTGAACGCCCTGCTCGCCCACCGCGACAGCATTACCGCGCTGGACTTAGCCGGAGACGAGCTCGGCTTCCCGGGCAGCCTGTTCCTGAATCACTTTAATCGTGCGCGGGACGCTGGCTGGCGGATCACCGTGCATGCAGGCGAAGCTGCCGGGCCGGAGAGCATCTGGCAGGCTATCCGCGAGCTGGGCGCGGAGCGTATCGGCCACGGCGTAAAAGCAGTTGAAGATCCGGCGCTGATGGATTTCCTGGCCGAGCATAAAATCGGGATTGAGTCCTGCCTGACCTCAAATATTCAGACCAGCACCGTTGCGGCGCTGGACAAACACCCGCTGATTGCTTTCCTCGATCACGGCGTGCTGGCGACGATCAATACCGATGACCCGGCGGTTCAGGGCATCGATATTATTCATGAGTATAAGGTCGCGGCACCTCAGGCCGGCCTCAGCGCGGCGCACATTCGCACCGCGCAGGAGAATGGCCTGAAGATTGCGTTCCTGAGCGAAGCTGAAAAACAGGCGCTTATCGCTAAGGTTAAGGCGGCGTAA
- a CDS encoding collagen-like triple helix repeat-containing protein — translation MRSNNFGRLSAIAMAVLLAFSLSACSGGGGSSHNTAKTAGSAGTTGTDTASNGGSGSGSGGTGSGGGTGTGTGTGTGTGTGGGSGGGGTGGGTGGGGGTGGGTGGGTTVANSAGNNIIGDAGGVVSGVGSTVSGVASQLPVNNPVTSTVAVAVDGTGSAISTVGNGVVNGLGNANNPNGVGTTVTGATNAVSGLGTTVSAVGTTLASSTANTPVGGVTGAAGGLVNTAGQVVTGTGNALTQTVQSPGVSNLTTGATGLVNTTLSDTQKATQAVGGATGLGTPVSNLLTTTGGAVSGLGTNISGSNPSLGGVGQVVQNTGQVVTDSGALVKPVQTSGSSGTVSAGASGSLGVGGNGVVSNLGTTVNGLTSSLTTNVSASATGSNTSSGQQVGLTGAVSGLLKTK, via the coding sequence ATGCGCTCAAATAACTTTGGCCGCCTCAGCGCTATTGCGATGGCGGTACTTCTTGCCTTCTCCCTGTCGGCCTGTAGCGGCGGCGGCGGGAGTTCGCACAATACGGCGAAAACAGCCGGGTCTGCCGGCACCACGGGCACAGACACCGCAAGCAACGGCGGTAGCGGCTCGGGGAGTGGCGGAACCGGCTCAGGTGGCGGTACTGGAACAGGTACTGGTACTGGAACAGGCACTGGAACAGGTGGCGGTTCGGGCGGAGGTGGAACCGGTGGCGGTACTGGCGGAGGTGGAGGTACTGGTGGAGGCACAGGTGGCGGAACAACCGTCGCTAATAGTGCAGGTAATAATATTATCGGCGATGCCGGCGGCGTCGTAAGCGGCGTTGGCAGTACCGTCAGCGGAGTAGCTTCTCAGTTACCGGTAAATAATCCAGTGACCTCCACTGTTGCCGTGGCTGTGGATGGCACCGGCAGCGCAATTTCAACCGTCGGCAACGGCGTAGTAAACGGCCTTGGCAATGCCAATAACCCGAATGGCGTGGGGACCACCGTGACTGGCGCCACTAATGCCGTATCCGGCCTGGGCACAACGGTCTCAGCGGTCGGGACTACTCTGGCAAGCTCAACGGCCAATACGCCAGTCGGCGGGGTAACCGGCGCTGCAGGCGGACTGGTCAATACTGCGGGCCAGGTTGTGACCGGTACAGGGAATGCTCTCACCCAAACGGTGCAAAGCCCTGGGGTGTCCAACCTGACAACTGGCGCTACGGGGCTGGTTAACACTACCCTTTCAGATACGCAGAAAGCAACACAGGCCGTGGGCGGGGCTACCGGGCTGGGTACGCCGGTCAGTAACCTGCTGACCACCACAGGGGGAGCCGTCAGTGGTCTGGGGACCAATATTAGCGGCAGCAATCCATCCCTGGGCGGCGTGGGACAGGTCGTCCAGAATACCGGACAAGTGGTGACTGACAGCGGTGCGCTGGTGAAACCAGTCCAGACCAGCGGCAGCTCAGGCACCGTTTCAGCGGGGGCTTCTGGCTCGCTGGGCGTTGGGGGTAATGGTGTAGTTTCCAACCTTGGCACCACCGTTAACGGCCTGACGTCTTCGTTAACCACCAACGTTAGCGCCAGTGCAACGGGTAGCAACACAAGTTCAGGCCAGCAAGTCGGTCTTACCGGCGCGGTCAGCGGTCTTTTGAAAACCAAATAG